From Chryseobacterium salivictor, a single genomic window includes:
- a CDS encoding homocysteine S-methyltransferase family protein — protein MKNTAALYKVLNERILVLDGAMGTMLQRYKFSEEDYRGERFKDWEYSLKGNNDLLSLTQPHAIEEVHRKYLEADADIIETNTFSGTTIAMADYHMEELVYELNYESAKIARKICDEFTLKNPDKPRFVAGSMGPTNKTASLSPDVNDPGFRAVTFDELRLAYKLQAEALLDGGSDILLVETIFDTLNAKAALFAIDEIQEERNIKIPIMVSGTITDASGRTLSGQTAEAFLISVSHLNLLSVGLNCALGAKQLTPYLETLSKNSDFYISAYPNAGLPNAFGQYDESPEFMAEQIREYAEKGLINIIGGCCGTTPPHIKAIADLVKDYVPRLKNVPV, from the coding sequence ATGAAAAATACAGCAGCACTTTATAAAGTCTTAAATGAAAGAATCCTCGTCCTCGATGGGGCGATGGGAACGATGCTTCAACGCTATAAATTTTCAGAAGAAGATTACCGAGGTGAACGATTCAAAGATTGGGAATATTCTCTAAAAGGAAACAACGATTTACTTTCACTTACGCAACCTCACGCCATCGAAGAAGTTCACAGAAAGTATTTAGAAGCCGATGCTGATATTATTGAAACGAATACTTTTTCGGGAACTACCATCGCTATGGCTGATTACCACATGGAAGAATTGGTTTACGAACTCAATTATGAATCGGCAAAAATTGCGCGCAAAATTTGCGATGAGTTTACTTTAAAAAATCCTGATAAACCTAGATTTGTGGCAGGGTCCATGGGTCCGACCAATAAAACAGCGAGTTTAAGTCCGGATGTGAATGATCCGGGTTTTCGGGCGGTTACTTTTGATGAATTGCGACTGGCGTACAAATTACAGGCAGAAGCACTTCTAGACGGAGGTTCAGATATTCTTTTGGTCGAAACAATTTTCGATACTTTAAATGCGAAAGCAGCGCTTTTTGCGATTGATGAAATTCAGGAAGAAAGAAATATTAAAATTCCAATCATGGTTTCGGGAACGATTACTGACGCTTCGGGACGAACTTTGAGCGGACAGACCGCAGAAGCATTTTTAATTTCTGTTTCTCATTTAAATTTATTGAGTGTTGGATTAAACTGCGCTTTGGGAGCAAAACAATTAACGCCTTATTTGGAAACTTTATCCAAAAATTCCGACTTCTATATTTCTGCTTATCCCAATGCAGGATTACCCAATGCTTTCGGTCAATACGATGAAAGCCCGGAATTTATGGCAGAACAGATTCGCGAATATGCCGAAAAAGGTCTCATCAATATTATTGGCGGTTGCTGCGGAACAACACCTCCACATATCAAAGCCATCGCTGATTTGGTGAAGGATTACGTACCGCGTTTAAAAAATGTACCAGTTTAG
- the metH gene encoding methionine synthase: MKYLKLSGLEPLIITPESNFINVGERTNVAGSKKFLRLIKEGNYSEALNIARDQVDGGAQILDVNFDDGLLDGKMAMVKFLNLIASEPDISRIPMMIDSSKWEILEAGLQVVQGKCVVNSISLKEGEKEFISHAKTIKRYGAAVIVMAFDENGQADNYDRRIEICKRSYDILVNQVGFPSEDIIFDLNIFPVATGMEEHRRNALDFIEATKWVRGNLANVSVSGGVSNVSFSFRGNDNVREAMHSVFLYHAIRAGMNIGIVNPSMLEVYDEIPKELLELVEDVMLDRRDDATERLLDYSERVKSTKKEFVEELEWRKEPLQNRITHALVKGIDRFIIEDVEEARIISKRPLGVIEINLMNGMGVVGDLFGSGKMFLPQVVKSARVMKKAVAYLQPFIEAEKDEKQKPNGKILMATVKGDVHDIGKNIVSVVLGCNNYEIIDLGVMVPAEKIIQAAIDHNVDVIGLSGLITPSLDEMVHVAEELQRKNLNFPLLIGGATTSKAHTAVKIFPKYGNTVIHVNDASRAVGVVSQLLDHNNEQYKADLKVDYEDFREKFLNRQIEKEYVSIEDARKQKFTIDWKNEEPVKPKTLGIYIIENQDLRELLDFMDWTPFFRSWELHGKFPQILTDEFVGEQATELYKEAKVLLNKILDEKLFTAKGIFGIFPANSNEEDDILLYDKDGNEISQFRTLRQQLKKSAGKKYLALSDFIAPESSGKKDYVGAFAVTTGFGTEELAQKYYDDGDDYNAIMVKALADRLAEAFAEFLHHKVRTEFWGYSKDENLENEDLIAEKYSGIRPAPGYPACPDHLEKTTIWNLLKVKENIGLELTESLAMFPTAAVSGYYFANPEAKYFGVGKIKEDQLKNYAERKRIDLEFARKWLSPNLAE, translated from the coding sequence ATGAAATATCTAAAACTCTCAGGTCTCGAACCTTTAATTATAACGCCGGAATCCAATTTTATTAATGTTGGAGAACGAACCAATGTCGCTGGTTCTAAGAAATTTCTTCGACTCATTAAAGAAGGAAACTATTCAGAAGCACTTAATATTGCCCGCGATCAGGTGGATGGCGGCGCACAAATCCTCGATGTTAATTTTGATGATGGATTGCTCGACGGAAAAATGGCAATGGTGAAATTCCTGAATTTAATTGCTTCCGAACCGGATATTTCCCGGATTCCGATGATGATCGATTCCTCAAAATGGGAAATTCTGGAAGCCGGATTACAGGTCGTTCAGGGAAAATGTGTGGTGAATTCCATCAGTTTAAAAGAAGGAGAAAAGGAATTTATCAGCCATGCAAAGACGATAAAAAGATACGGCGCTGCAGTAATTGTAATGGCTTTCGACGAAAATGGACAAGCCGATAATTACGACCGAAGAATAGAAATTTGCAAACGATCCTACGATATTCTAGTGAACCAAGTGGGGTTTCCATCCGAGGATATTATTTTCGATCTCAATATTTTCCCCGTCGCAACGGGAATGGAAGAACACCGCAGAAACGCTTTGGATTTCATTGAGGCTACAAAATGGGTTCGAGGAAATTTGGCAAATGTTTCGGTGAGTGGAGGCGTTTCCAATGTTTCGTTTTCTTTCCGTGGAAATGATAATGTACGGGAAGCGATGCATTCCGTTTTTCTTTATCATGCAATCAGAGCCGGAATGAATATTGGAATTGTGAATCCATCGATGTTAGAAGTGTATGACGAAATTCCGAAAGAGTTGCTGGAGTTGGTAGAAGATGTGATGCTCGACAGAAGAGACGACGCAACCGAGCGACTTTTAGATTATTCCGAGCGGGTAAAATCTACTAAAAAAGAATTTGTAGAAGAATTAGAATGGCGGAAAGAACCATTACAAAATAGAATCACCCACGCTTTGGTAAAAGGAATTGATCGATTCATTATTGAAGACGTTGAAGAAGCAAGAATTATTTCTAAAAGACCTTTAGGTGTTATTGAAATTAATCTTATGAACGGAATGGGTGTTGTCGGCGATCTTTTCGGAAGCGGAAAAATGTTTTTGCCGCAAGTCGTAAAATCCGCGCGGGTAATGAAAAAAGCCGTTGCTTATTTGCAGCCTTTTATTGAAGCGGAAAAAGATGAAAAGCAAAAACCCAATGGCAAAATTTTGATGGCGACTGTAAAAGGCGATGTCCACGATATTGGAAAAAATATTGTGAGCGTAGTTTTAGGCTGCAACAATTATGAAATCATCGATTTGGGTGTCATGGTTCCGGCGGAGAAAATTATTCAGGCAGCGATTGACCACAATGTTGATGTGATCGGTTTGAGCGGATTGATTACACCGAGTTTAGACGAAATGGTTCACGTCGCGGAAGAACTGCAAAGAAAAAATCTGAATTTTCCATTGTTAATAGGTGGTGCCACCACTTCAAAAGCGCATACTGCCGTGAAAATCTTCCCCAAATATGGAAACACAGTTATTCATGTCAATGACGCTTCCCGGGCAGTGGGCGTAGTTTCGCAACTTTTGGATCATAATAATGAACAGTATAAAGCAGATTTAAAAGTTGATTATGAAGATTTCCGAGAGAAATTTTTGAACCGGCAAATTGAAAAAGAATATGTTTCTATCGAAGACGCCAGAAAACAAAAGTTCACGATCGACTGGAAAAACGAAGAACCCGTAAAACCTAAAACTTTAGGAATCTATATTATAGAAAATCAAGATTTAAGAGAATTATTAGATTTTATGGATTGGACTCCTTTTTTCAGAAGTTGGGAACTCCACGGGAAATTTCCTCAGATTTTAACTGATGAGTTTGTGGGTGAACAAGCAACCGAATTGTATAAAGAAGCCAAAGTTTTATTAAATAAAATTTTGGATGAAAAATTATTTACCGCGAAAGGGATTTTTGGAATTTTCCCGGCAAATTCAAACGAAGAGGATGATATTTTGCTTTATGATAAAGATGGAAATGAAATCTCACAATTCCGAACTTTAAGACAGCAACTGAAGAAATCTGCAGGGAAAAAATATTTGGCTTTAAGTGATTTTATCGCGCCGGAATCTTCCGGTAAAAAAGATTATGTGGGCGCTTTTGCGGTGACGACAGGATTTGGAACCGAAGAATTGGCGCAGAAATATTACGATGATGGCGACGATTATAATGCCATTATGGTTAAGGCATTAGCCGATCGTTTGGCAGAAGCGTTTGCCGAATTTCTGCATCATAAAGTTCGAACGGAATTCTGGGGTTATTCGAAAGATGAAAATTTAGAAAATGAGGATCTTATCGCAGAGAAATATTCAGGAATACGTCCGGCTCCCGGTTATCCTGCCTGTCCCGATCATTTGGAAAAAACCACGATCTGGAATTTATTAAAAGTAAAAGAAAATATCGGATTGGAATTGACTGAAAGTTTAGCCATGTTTCCAACAGCCGCAGTTTCGGGTTATTATTTCGCCAATCCGGAAGCTAAATATTTCGGCGTTGGAAAAATTAAAGAGGACCAGTTGAAAAATTATGCTGAAAGAAAAAGAATCGATTTGGAATTCGCAAGAAAATGGTTGAGTCCGAATCTTGCGGAATAA